The Plasmodium berghei ANKA genome assembly, chromosome: 12 genome contains a region encoding:
- a CDS encoding inner membrane complex protein 1c, translated as MDNSHLSRNSYQKIDNIDTKETSTVDRKWVALTAYQPVDVVTKTVEVPVIKTVEKFVPKTIIQEKIIHVPKNVTHIVEKIVEVPEVKYIEKVVEVPHIHYKNKYVPKIEVVEKIVERQKIIEKWHDKIVEVPQIKEVVRYKEIEDTEEVIKYVPRDSKNINWEEEYKKYTEGKAGKFSLNNTYQQQMNSYNQINENAYARNSHSRSINVMNSKTANDQTNMRSEDFSQINFFNQYNGESMDQHIMMPSSSFNMNGSFQFKRLPSEEAKPVGCCTGTCR; from the coding sequence atggataATTCACATTTAAGCAGAAACagttatcaaaaaatagatAACATAGACACTAAAGAGACATCAACCGTCGATAGAAAATGGGTTGCTCTTACAGCTTACCAACCAGTTGATGTTGTTACAAAGACTGTTGAAGTTCCAGTTATTAAGACTGTTGAAAAATTTGTTCCAAAAACTATAATtcaagaaaaaattatccaTGTCCCCAAAAATGTTACACATATTgttgaaaaaattgtagAAGTCCCAGaagttaaatatattgaaaaagTCGTAGAAGTTCCTCatattcattataaaaataaatatgttccAAAAATCGAAGTTGTAGAAAAAATTGTTGAGCgccaaaaaattattgaaaaatgGCATGATAAAATTGTTGAAGTCCCTCAAATCAAAGAAGTTGTTAGATATAAAGAAATTGAAGATACTGAAgaagtaataaaatatgttccAAGAGACTCCAAAAACATAAATTGGGAAGAAGagtacaaaaaatatacagaAGGGAAAGCAGGAAAATTTAgtttaaataatacatacCAACAACAAATGAACTCGTATAAccaaataaatgaaaatgcaTATGCTAGAAATTCACATAGTAGAAGTATTAATGTTATGAACAGCAAAACTGCAAACGATCAAACTAATATGAGAAGTGAAGATTTTTCTCAAATAAATTTCTTTAATCAATATAATGGCGAAAGCATGGATCAACACATTATGATGCCATCATCAAGTTTTAATATGAATGGAAGCTTCCAATTTAAAAGGTTACCATCTGAAGAAGCTAAACCAGTTGGATGCTGTACAGGTACATGCAGATAA
- a CDS encoding 40S ribosomal protein S20e, putative, protein MSKLMKGAIDNEKYRLRRIRIALTSKNLRAIEKVCSDIMKGAKEKNLNVSGPVRLPVKTLRITTRKSPCGEGTNTWDRFELRIYKRLIDLYSQCEVVTQMTSINIDPVVEVEVIITDS, encoded by the exons ATGAGTAAATTAATGAAAGGAGCCATTGACAATGAGAAGTATAGACTTCGTCGTATTCGTATTGCTTTAACTTCCAAGAATTTGAGAGCCATAGAAAAAg TCTGTAGCGATATTATGAAAGGAGCAAAGGAAAAAAACTTAAATGTATCTGGACCTGTAAGATTGCCAGTCAAAACCTTAAGAATAACAACAAGAAAATCACCTTGTGGAGAAGGTACAAACACATGGGATAGATTTGAACTAAGAATTTATAAAAGACTTATTGATTTATATTCACAATGTGAGGTTGTCACACAAATGACATCCATTAATATAGACCCAGTGGTTGAAGTTGAAGTTATTATAACAGAttcttaa